The nucleotide window TGCTGGCCCTTCCAGACGATCACAAAGCTGCTTTTTATGGCTCTTCTGACCTGAAGAACTGGACTTTGCTCAGCCATTTTGGGCCTGCAGGCCACACCGGGGGCATCTGGGAGGTTCCGGAGCTCTTTGAACTGCCCACACCAGAGGGAGACACCCGCTGGGTGCTGAAACTGGACCTCAACCCAGGAGGACCGCATGGCGGGTCTGGATGCCAGTACTGGGTGGGTCATTTCGATGGCACCACATTTGAGGCGCAGCAGGAGGCCAGATGGGTGGACCATGGCAAGGACTTCTACGCTGCCCTCAGTTTCTCCAACCTGGAGGGGCGCAGAATCTGGCTGGCCTGGATGAACAACTGGGAGTACTCCAGAGACATCCCCAGAGAGGTCTTCAACGGGCACATGTCCATTCCCAGGGTGCTGTCTTTGCAACGGGATGCAGAAGGACTGGCCCTGGTTCAGACCCCCATCCCTGAACTGGAAGTGTTGAGGGGTGAGCCCACCGTCCTGTCTGCCCTTCCCCTGACAGAACAGGCCACCCTGCTTCACCAGACCCAGCAAACCACATTGGAAATCGAGCTGGAACTGGAAATGCTGGATGCTGCAGAAACCGGCCTGAAATTTGTTTTTGGAGGTCAGGAAGAAGTGACCCTGATCTGGCAAAAAGACACCTCTGAACTGCTTCTGCAACGCAACAGCAAAACCGAAGCAGCAGGATTCAATGGTGCTCATACAGCAGTTTTAAACGCAACCAAAGAAACCCTGAACCTGCGCATTTTTCTGGACTGGTCTTCCATCGAGGTCTTTGCAGAAGGTGGCAAAACCGTGATCTCGGATCTGGTTTATCCATCGTCCCATGACCTGAAAATCAGCGGGTTGGCACAATCTGGTTCAGCCCAGATTCGGCATTTCAAACTCTGGCCCCTCAGGGCTTACCGATGACCGAACAGGAAACCCCTAAACTCCTGTTGCGTGATGTCACTTCAGCAGATCTGGAGGTGTTTTTCGAGCACCAGAAAGACCCTGAAGCCCGCCAAATGGCCGCTTTCACCCGTCCAGATCCTGAAAACCGGACGGCCTTTGACCAGCACTGGCAGCGCATTTTGAACAACCCGGAAAATGAAATTCAGACCATCGAGCATGACGGTCTGGTGGTCGGGCAACTGGGGTCTTTTTTGATGGAGGGCGAAAGGGAAATCACATACTGGCTGGACCGTACCCACTGGGGAAAAAATCTGGCAACACTGGCCTTGCACCTGTACCTGCAAAAGCAGCACGTGCGACCTCTTTTTGCACGTGCTGCTTTTGACAATGTGGGTTCCAGGCGGGTGCTGGAAAAATGCGGGTTTCAGGTGGTCGGTGAAGACCTGGGATTTTCAGAGGCCAGAGATCAAGAAACCAGAGAATTGATCTTCAGGCTGGATTGACCTGACAGAAGCAGGATCAGCCCTTGAGGGTGTGCTGTTCCAGGGTGGCGTAATCGTCCTGGAAGTGCATCAATACGCCGCTGAACAGGGTGTCGAAGGTGCTCTGGGGAAACTCGCTGAGGGTGGGGTAAAAGCCCACGTATTCCAGCCACACGTTGCCGTCGCTGTCCAGGGAACGGCTGAAGGCGCGTTCACGGTTGCGGGAGTTCAGCAGTTGCAGCACTTCCTTCTGGCGGTGCTCGTAGGTTTTCTGGGTCACGCAGGTGATTTCCAGGCGGCTGGTGTCGTCACCGGTGTCAGCAAGGCTGACCAGAACGGCAGCGTCGCCCATCTCGAATTTCCAGCCCATGCGAATGAAGCGCTGGCCATTGTTGTCCTGCATTTCCAGGTGGACTTCTTTTTCTTTGAGGTACTTCACAATGGTGTCGATGGTGAGCAAAGCAGTGGTCATGGGGTTTCTCCTGAGGAAAGTGCATTTTGAATCAACACAGGAACGACGTTGAATGCACACGAGAAGGCTTGCTCTGGCAGAACCAGAGGGTTGAAGGTCAGCTTTGAGCAAAAGGTCAGGTGGCCCGGATGGGTTCTCCACCTTCTTCGGGAATGAGTTCAATCACCACCCTGAAGCCCAGGGCCGTGGCAAACTTCACCAGGGTCTGGATGCCCAGGGTTTCTCCTGAAGCCTGAATCTGCATCACACGGGGCTGGGAGACACCCACCCTGTTGGCGAGTTCGCGGGTGGAGATGCCGCGCAGTTCACGGGCTTTCTCGATGAGCTTTCCGGCTTCCCGCAGGGTGATTTCGGTCTGCACGGTCTCCCGCAGTTCTGCAGGGGTCCAGGTGCGCACCTGGGACATCTTGGGAAAATCGGAAGGCTGGGCCAGGGCAAAGAGGGACATCAGTTCGTCGCTGGGGTTTTCGTCCAGGTCTGCAATGTCCTTGAGGCGCTTCAGGATGTCCTCTGCGCTCATGTTGCAACAGCCCTGTCCAGAACATTTCTGCCCTGCAAATCTGCTGAACGCACTGCAGCACAGCCGTTCAGCAGCTTCATGCTGACCCGGTCATGGTCGGTGGTTTCTGCATGGACCAGCACCACCTCTTCGGGGTTTCTCCAGTAGAAGTACACCCTGGCGCAGGCTTTCTGGTCTCTGGCCTGGGTGCGCAGTTCATAAAGGGGAGAACCCTGAATCGGGCGAATGTACCGGCTTCTGGAACCGTTGAGGTACAGATCCTCACACATGGCCAGGCAGGCACTGACCGCTTCGTGTTTGCTTGCCTCTGCCATCTTGAGCAAATCTTCGATGAGCAGCGGGTGGCCTTTCCGCTGTTGCGGGTGCCGGGCAAGGTAATGGCGAATGGTCATGCGATAAGATTACTCTTATCAAGGTGATAAGTCAATCCTTATCAGAAAGGTTCACCCCACCAGCCAGCTCTCCGCATCCTCCCTGTTCTCGAACACCCTGAACACCTGTCCCTGGTTGGATTCTGCAGCCATTTCCCGGAAGCGCAGTTGCTTTTGCTGCCAGTCTGGCACGATCAGGGCGGTTTTCAGATGGTAATTGGTGATTTTCTGCAGCATGGCTCCGGCCACCCCGGTGCGCAGCTGGAAGAACTCTTCTGAGAGGACCTGCTCGTGCAGCATCAGCAGGGGGGTTTGCTCCTGCCAGCTCAGGGCCACCAGATCCAGGGTGTCCTGCTCTGACTTGAGGGGAGCGCTGGCTGAAAACACTTCGATGTAGGTTTTGTTGTTGTGGTGAATCACCTGATGGTTCATGTTGGGTTTTCCTTTGGCAGAGGACGGCAAGAGGTCCAGTTCTTTGCGCAGGCGCATCACCCAGTCCAGTTCGCTGTGATAAGAGGTGATCAGGCTGTCCTGCATCATCTTCCAGAGCAGCTTTTCTCTGGTGGTGCGCTGTGGGGCGGGTGGGTTTCGTTTGTGGCTTTCCTGCAACATGCGCAGGCCCATTTCCAGTTCGTCTTCGTAGCGGGTGATCAGGTCAGAGAGGTCTTCGTCGGAAAGCTGGTCTGCCCAGGCCAGTTGCACCAGAAAGGGCTTCCTGAATTCTGGAAGTTCGGGTCTGGTCAGCACGAACTGGCGCAATTCCTGCAGTCCGGTTTCGGTCAGGCTGTAAAGCTTCTTGGTGGGGGCACCGTCCTGATGCTGGGTTTCGTTGGTGACCAGACCTTCATCTGAAAGTTGCACCAGGGCCTTGTAAATCTGGTTGTTGTTGCCAGACCAGTGCATCTCTGGAGATCCCTCAAAGTGCTTTTTGAGGTCGTATCCGGTGGCGGGCTTCCAGCTCAGAAGGCCCAGAATCGCGTGTTTGATGGACATAAATCTCCTAACATAGGTTAAAGATAACATAGGTTACTGGAGGCAGCAATAAGCCTTTCAGCCCACAGCAAATAAACCCGCCTTGCCGTAATCTGGGAGCATGAATTTCTTTCCTGTGCAGTCCAGCTTGCTGGATGCCCATGCCCTGCAGAGATTGGTTGAGCAGGAGCATGACCTCCCCTTCCCCATTTCCTGCGTTCTGTACCTGCAAGGCGACAACGACACCTACCAGATTCGGGCTGCAGATCAGACCCACTATTTGCGGGTGTACACCCACAACAAAGACCCCGAGCACCACCTGAGAATCGCCACCGAAATTGATCTGCTGGAAATCGCCCACGCTGCCGGGGTGCCAGTGGCCCGTGCCCTTTCCAGAAAAGATGGAAGTTACCTGCACCTGCTGAACGCACCAGAAGGCATCCGGGTGGCGGTGCTCTTTGAAGGTGTGCCCGGAGTTGCCCCCGGAAAAAACCTGACTGCAGAACAGGCACAGCTGTACGGTCAGGCTGTGGGTGAGTTGCACCGGGCATGGAATGTGGACCAGGTGCTTCCCCTGCCCATTTATGATGCCGTTCCTGTTGTGGAAGAACCCATCAAACTGCTCACTTCTTATTTGCAGCAGCGGCCGGAGGATCTGGACTTTTTGCAGGAGGTGGCAGACCGGGTGTCCATTCAGATCAGCACCCTCCCGGACCATGGGGCAGCTTATGGGGTGATTCATGGGGACCTGCACAAAACCAATGTGCTGTTCACCCCGGAAAACCAGCTTTCCCTGATAGACTTCACCACAGTGGGTTACGGCTGGAGGGCACACGAAGTGGCGGTGATGCTGTGGTCCACAGCCCTGGTCGGAGATTTTGAACCCAGACCCTTTCCAGCCGTTTTTCAGGCTTACCTGCAAGGCTACGAATCCGTCAGGCCTCTGGACGATAAAGAAAAAGCGGCCCTTCCCCTGCTTGCTGCAGGGCAACATCTGTGGATCATGGGGGTGGAGGTGGCCCTGGTGCAAAGTGGCCGCTGGGACACCCACTGGGTCACCACCGACGGCTGGCTGGACCAGTGGATCGGGAAGTTAAGACACTGGATGGCGTTGCATCCCTGAATCAGAGATACGCGATCTCCCGGAAAGTGATTTGGTAGGGTCTGCTGCTCCATTTCTGGGTGGTTTCCTGCCAGCCATAAGCCCTTTTTTCAATCCAGTTGCCTTTTGCATCGAAAGTGTAGCTGTAACGGTAAGCCGGATTTTTCTCGTTTTTGTAGAAAGCCCCCTCTTCCAGCACCAGACCCTGCGGATTTTTCACCTGATAATCCTTCCAGCCCGGGTGCTCAGAGGGGCTTTCTGTTTTCAGGACCAGGCCTCCTGCAAGGTGCTGGTAGGTCAGGGTTTTAAAACCAGGGGTGCCTTCCAGATATATTTTCCCTTTGAGCACGCGGCCTGAGGCATCACATTGACGGATTTCCGTGTGCCGTCTGGGATCTGCGGCTTGCTGAATGCGGGTCTGGATCTCACAGCCCTTCCCATCAAAAACCGAGTCCCGCACTTCAAAGGGTTCCTGTTCTTCGGTGACCTCCAGATGCAAGGTGCGGTTTTGAGGATTCCAGGTGTAAATGGACACCTGCAAATCAAACCCTATGGGCTGCTGGAAAACATCGGTGGCAGAGGAGCCTGCAGCATTGAAAGTGATTTCCCGATAAGAGGCTTCCAGAACACTGGCAAGATCCTGCTGATAAGAGATGGAGACTTTTGCAACCTTGCCTTTCAACTCAAACAGGCTGTAAAGGTCCAGGGCCACAGCCTGAGAAAACCCCATCCAGAAGATGCAAAACAGCACCACCATGTTTTTTCGGGCATGCTGGGATGAAAGGGCCTGAAATGGGATGTTCAAAAAATGAACCATGGGATTTTGCTCCTTTGGCTGTGGTGCAGGAGATTCTTCTCTTCAGGTTACTGCTTTAAATCCAAATGGACACCAAACCATCACATAATTTCTGCCTTCTGCCTTCTGCCTTCTGCTGTCTTTTTGCCCTCGGCATCAAAACATCTCCATCAAATCTCCACAAAAGGTCCACTCCCCCTTCACTGCCCCAAACCAGACTGGAATATGGAGGTAAGAATGTGCGTGTTA belongs to Deinococcus roseus and includes:
- a CDS encoding glycoside hydrolase family 32 protein, with the protein product MTQHPSFREPFRPQFHYSPARNWINDPNGLFFYQGEYHIFYQYNPFGNEWGNMSWGHAISRDMVHWEELPVAIEDDGDVMIFSGSAVVDHQNTSGFGSDDSGAENPPLVAIYTGHQRVGYNQSQYLAYSLDRGRTWTKYGKRVLDVGMTAFRDPKVFWHDASQQWIMVLALPDDHKAAFYGSSDLKNWTLLSHFGPAGHTGGIWEVPELFELPTPEGDTRWVLKLDLNPGGPHGGSGCQYWVGHFDGTTFEAQQEARWVDHGKDFYAALSFSNLEGRRIWLAWMNNWEYSRDIPREVFNGHMSIPRVLSLQRDAEGLALVQTPIPELEVLRGEPTVLSALPLTEQATLLHQTQQTTLEIELELEMLDAAETGLKFVFGGQEEVTLIWQKDTSELLLQRNSKTEAAGFNGAHTAVLNATKETLNLRIFLDWSSIEVFAEGGKTVISDLVYPSSHDLKISGLAQSGSAQIRHFKLWPLRAYR
- a CDS encoding GNAT family N-acetyltransferase, producing the protein MTEQETPKLLLRDVTSADLEVFFEHQKDPEARQMAAFTRPDPENRTAFDQHWQRILNNPENEIQTIEHDGLVVGQLGSFLMEGEREITYWLDRTHWGKNLATLALHLYLQKQHVRPLFARAAFDNVGSRRVLEKCGFQVVGEDLGFSEARDQETRELIFRLD
- a CDS encoding YbjN domain-containing protein, translating into MTTALLTIDTIVKYLKEKEVHLEMQDNNGQRFIRMGWKFEMGDAAVLVSLADTGDDTSRLEITCVTQKTYEHRQKEVLQLLNSRNRERAFSRSLDSDGNVWLEYVGFYPTLSEFPQSTFDTLFSGVLMHFQDDYATLEQHTLKG
- a CDS encoding helix-turn-helix domain-containing protein gives rise to the protein MSAEDILKRLKDIADLDENPSDELMSLFALAQPSDFPKMSQVRTWTPAELRETVQTEITLREAGKLIEKARELRGISTRELANRVGVSQPRVMQIQASGETLGIQTLVKFATALGFRVVIELIPEEGGEPIRAT
- a CDS encoding DUF4180 domain-containing protein, whose amino-acid sequence is MSIKHAILGLLSWKPATGYDLKKHFEGSPEMHWSGNNNQIYKALVQLSDEGLVTNETQHQDGAPTKKLYSLTETGLQELRQFVLTRPELPEFRKPFLVQLAWADQLSDEDLSDLITRYEDELEMGLRMLQESHKRNPPAPQRTTREKLLWKMMQDSLITSYHSELDWVMRLRKELDLLPSSAKGKPNMNHQVIHHNNKTYIEVFSASAPLKSEQDTLDLVALSWQEQTPLLMLHEQVLSEEFFQLRTGVAGAMLQKITNYHLKTALIVPDWQQKQLRFREMAAESNQGQVFRVFENREDAESWLVG
- a CDS encoding phosphotransferase enzyme family protein; its protein translation is MNFFPVQSSLLDAHALQRLVEQEHDLPFPISCVLYLQGDNDTYQIRAADQTHYLRVYTHNKDPEHHLRIATEIDLLEIAHAAGVPVARALSRKDGSYLHLLNAPEGIRVAVLFEGVPGVAPGKNLTAEQAQLYGQAVGELHRAWNVDQVLPLPIYDAVPVVEEPIKLLTSYLQQRPEDLDFLQEVADRVSIQISTLPDHGAAYGVIHGDLHKTNVLFTPENQLSLIDFTTVGYGWRAHEVAVMLWSTALVGDFEPRPFPAVFQAYLQGYESVRPLDDKEKAALPLLAAGQHLWIMGVEVALVQSGRWDTHWVTTDGWLDQWIGKLRHWMALHP